The Canis lupus dingo isolate Sandy chromosome 4, ASM325472v2, whole genome shotgun sequence genome contains a region encoding:
- the ADO gene encoding 2-aminoethanethiol dioxygenase, translated as MPRDNMASLIQRIARQACLTFRGGGGGRSAPDLGSASGPEAPMPQGFPENLSKLKNLLTQVRAEDLNIAPRKATLQPLPPNLPPVTYMHIYETDGFSLGVFLLKSGTSIPLHDHPGMHGMLKVLYGTVRISCMDKLEAGGGQQPRPLPPEQQFEPPLQARERDAVRPGVLRSRAEYTEASGPCVLTPHQDNLHQIDAVDGPAAFLDILAPPYDPDDGRDCHYYRVLEPVRDKEASSSACDLPREVWLLETPQADDFWCEGEPYPGPKVFP; from the coding sequence ATGCCCCGAGACAACATGGCCTCCCTGATCCAACGGATCGCCCGCCAGGCGTGCCTCACCttccggggcggcgggggcggccgcaGCGCTCCCGACCTCGGCTCGGCGTCGGGCCCCGAGGCCCCGATGCCGCAGGGCTTCCCGGAGAACCTGAGCAAGCTGAAGAACCTGCTGACCCAAGTCCGCGCCGAGGACCTCAACATCGCCCCGCGTAAGGCCACGCTGCAGCCACTGCCGCCCAACCTGCCGCCGGTCACCTACATGCACATCTACGAGACCGACGGCTTCAGCCTCGGCGTGTTCCTGCTCAAGAGCGGCACGTCCATCCCGTTGCACGACCACCCGGGCATGCACGGCATGCTCAAGGTGCTCTATGGCACCGTGCGCATCAGCTGCATGGACAAACTggaggcgggcggcgggcagCAGCCGCGGCCCCTGCCGCCCGAGCAGCAGTTCGAGCCGCCGCTGCAGGCCCGCGAGCGGGACGCCGTGCGGCCGGGCGTGCTGCGCTCGCGGGCCGAGTACACCGAGGCCAGCGGTCCCTGCGTCCTCACCCCGCACCAGGACAACCTGCACCAGATCGATGCCGTGGACGGACCCGCCGCCTTCCTGGACATTCTGGCCCCGCCCTATGACCCCGACGACGGCCGGGACTGCCACTATTACCGGGTGCTGGAGCCCGTCAGGGACAAGGAGGCCTCCAGCTCGGCCTGTGACCTGCCCCGAGAGGTGTGGCTCCTGGAGACCCCGCAAGCCGATGACTTCTGGTGCGAGGGCGAGCCCTATCCAGGTCCCAAAGTCTTCCCTTGA
- the EGR2 gene encoding E3 SUMO-protein ligase EGR2 isoform X1, with amino-acid sequence MRVGLPSEASSCRWPARGPRDRPERRRSGLAHVLSDNIYPVEDLAATSVTIFPNAELGGPFDQMNGVAGDGMINIDMTGEKRSLDLPYPSSFAPVSAPRNQTFTYMGKFSIDPQYPGASCYPEGIINIVSAGILQGVTSPASTTASSSVTSASPNPLATGPLGVCTMSQTQPDLDHLYSPPPPPPPYSGCTGDLYQDPSAFLSAATTSTSSSLAYPPPPSYPSPKPATDPGLFPMIPDYPGFFPSQCQRDLHGTAGPDRKPFPCPLDSLRVPPPLTPLSTIRNFTLGGPSAGATGPGPSGGSEGPRLPGSSSAAAAAAYNPHHLPLRPILRPRKYPNRPSKTPVHERPYPCPAEGCDRRFSRSDELTRHIRIHTGHKPFQCRICMRNFSRSDHLTTHIRTHTGEKPFACDYCGRKFARSDERKRHTKIHLRQKERKSSAPSSSVPAASTASCPGGSQAGGPLCSSNGSTIGGGSLAPCSSRTRTP; translated from the exons CTGTCTGACAACATCTACCCGGTGGAGGACCTCGCCGCCACGTCGGTGACCATCTTCCCCAATGCCGAACTGGGAGGCCCCTTTGACCAGATGAACGGAGTGGCCGGAG ATGGCATGATCAACATTGACATGACTGGAGAGAAGAGGTCCTTGGATCTCCCATATCCCAGCAGCTTTGCTCCGGTCTCTGCACCTAGAAACCAGACCTTCACGTACATGGGCAAGTTCTCCATTGACCCCCAGTACCCTGGTGCCAGCTGCTACCCAGAAGGCATCATCAATATTGTGAGTGCAGGCATCCTGCAAGGGGTTACCTCCCCAGCTTCGACCACAGCCTCGTCCAGTGTCACCTCTGCCTCCCCCAACCCACTGGCCACAGGACCCCTGGGGGTGTGCACCATGTCTCAGACCCAGCCTGACCTGGACCACCTCTACTCGCCACCGCCACCGCCTCCTCCTTATTCTGGCTGTACAGGAGACCTCTACCAGGACCCCTCGGCGTTCCTGTCGGcagccaccacctccacctcctcctctctggcctACCCACCACCTCCTTCCTACCCCTCCCCTAAGCCAGCCACGGACCCCGGTCTGTTTCCCATGATCCCAGACTACCCCGGATTCTTCCCATCACAGTGCCAGAGAGACCTACATGGTACAGCTGGCCCAGACCGCAAACCCTTTCCCTGCCCTCTGGACTCCTTGCGAGTCCCTCCTCCACTCACTCCACTTTCCACCATTCGCAACTTTACCCTGGGGGGCCCCAGTGCTGGGGCCACAGGGCCAGGGCCCAGTGGAGGCAGTGAGGGACCCCGGCTGCCTGGCAGCAGCTcggcagccgccgccgccgcctatAACCCACACCACCTGCCTCTGCGGCCCATTCTGAGGCCTCGCAAGTACCCCAACAGGCCTAGCAAGACCCCAGTGCATGAGAGGCCCTACCCGTGCCCAGCAGAAGGCTGTGACCGGCGCTTCTCCCGCTCCGATGAGCTGACCCGACACATCCGAATCCACACGGGACACAAGCCCTTCCAGTGTCGGATTTGCATGCGCAACTTCAGCCGCAGTGACCACCTCACTACCCACATCCGCACCCACACTGGCGAGAAGCCCTTTGCCTGTGACTACTGCGGCCGCAAGTTTGCCCGGAGTGATGAGAGGAAGCGCCACACCAAGATCCACCTGAGACAGAAGGAGCGCAAAAGCAGCGCCCCCTCCTCATCCGTGCCAGCTGCCTCTACAGCCTCTTGCCCCGGGGGCTCGCAGGCTGGGGGGCCGCTGTGCAGCAGCAATGGCAGCACCATCGGCGGAGGGTCCCTTGCCCCTTGTTCCTCTCGGACCCGGACACCTTGA
- the EGR2 gene encoding E3 SUMO-protein ligase EGR2 isoform X2: protein MNGVAGDGMINIDMTGEKRSLDLPYPSSFAPVSAPRNQTFTYMGKFSIDPQYPGASCYPEGIINIVSAGILQGVTSPASTTASSSVTSASPNPLATGPLGVCTMSQTQPDLDHLYSPPPPPPPYSGCTGDLYQDPSAFLSAATTSTSSSLAYPPPPSYPSPKPATDPGLFPMIPDYPGFFPSQCQRDLHGTAGPDRKPFPCPLDSLRVPPPLTPLSTIRNFTLGGPSAGATGPGPSGGSEGPRLPGSSSAAAAAAYNPHHLPLRPILRPRKYPNRPSKTPVHERPYPCPAEGCDRRFSRSDELTRHIRIHTGHKPFQCRICMRNFSRSDHLTTHIRTHTGEKPFACDYCGRKFARSDERKRHTKIHLRQKERKSSAPSSSVPAASTASCPGGSQAGGPLCSSNGSTIGGGSLAPCSSRTRTP, encoded by the exons ATGAACGGAGTGGCCGGAG ATGGCATGATCAACATTGACATGACTGGAGAGAAGAGGTCCTTGGATCTCCCATATCCCAGCAGCTTTGCTCCGGTCTCTGCACCTAGAAACCAGACCTTCACGTACATGGGCAAGTTCTCCATTGACCCCCAGTACCCTGGTGCCAGCTGCTACCCAGAAGGCATCATCAATATTGTGAGTGCAGGCATCCTGCAAGGGGTTACCTCCCCAGCTTCGACCACAGCCTCGTCCAGTGTCACCTCTGCCTCCCCCAACCCACTGGCCACAGGACCCCTGGGGGTGTGCACCATGTCTCAGACCCAGCCTGACCTGGACCACCTCTACTCGCCACCGCCACCGCCTCCTCCTTATTCTGGCTGTACAGGAGACCTCTACCAGGACCCCTCGGCGTTCCTGTCGGcagccaccacctccacctcctcctctctggcctACCCACCACCTCCTTCCTACCCCTCCCCTAAGCCAGCCACGGACCCCGGTCTGTTTCCCATGATCCCAGACTACCCCGGATTCTTCCCATCACAGTGCCAGAGAGACCTACATGGTACAGCTGGCCCAGACCGCAAACCCTTTCCCTGCCCTCTGGACTCCTTGCGAGTCCCTCCTCCACTCACTCCACTTTCCACCATTCGCAACTTTACCCTGGGGGGCCCCAGTGCTGGGGCCACAGGGCCAGGGCCCAGTGGAGGCAGTGAGGGACCCCGGCTGCCTGGCAGCAGCTcggcagccgccgccgccgcctatAACCCACACCACCTGCCTCTGCGGCCCATTCTGAGGCCTCGCAAGTACCCCAACAGGCCTAGCAAGACCCCAGTGCATGAGAGGCCCTACCCGTGCCCAGCAGAAGGCTGTGACCGGCGCTTCTCCCGCTCCGATGAGCTGACCCGACACATCCGAATCCACACGGGACACAAGCCCTTCCAGTGTCGGATTTGCATGCGCAACTTCAGCCGCAGTGACCACCTCACTACCCACATCCGCACCCACACTGGCGAGAAGCCCTTTGCCTGTGACTACTGCGGCCGCAAGTTTGCCCGGAGTGATGAGAGGAAGCGCCACACCAAGATCCACCTGAGACAGAAGGAGCGCAAAAGCAGCGCCCCCTCCTCATCCGTGCCAGCTGCCTCTACAGCCTCTTGCCCCGGGGGCTCGCAGGCTGGGGGGCCGCTGTGCAGCAGCAATGGCAGCACCATCGGCGGAGGGTCCCTTGCCCCTTGTTCCTCTCGGACCCGGACACCTTGA